The bacterium genome segment GAACCGCCGTATCCCAGGCCCCCACCGCCCCGGCCATGTTCTGCACGGCCCGGTCCATCCCGAGGATGCTGCCCGCCAGCGTCCCACCTGCTAGGCGGGGCGCGCCGTCGGTGACGGTGACGGTCTGATCGCCCAGGGTCACCCGGGCCTGAGCCGCCCCTGCCGCGGCAATCGCATCGGTGACTAGGGCCGTGCGCTCCCACCCCTTCAGTGCTGCAACCTGGACCAGGACGGCCGGATGCACGTGCACAAGATCCGCGACAACCGAGCAGGTCACCCTGCGATCTGCGAGCGCCGCGCCCACCACGCCCGGCTCGCGATGGTGATACGGCGGCATCGCGTTGAACAGGTGTGTGGCCAGGCAGGCCCCGGCGTCGAACGCCGCCGTCGCTTCCGCGAAGGTCGCGTTCGTGTGGCCCACCGCGGAGACGATGCCCTCAGATGCCAGGTACCGGGTGACCTCCAGCGAGCCGTCCAGTTCGGGCGCCAGGGTCACGATGCGGATCAATCCCCTGAAATCCTCCACAAGCCGACCGATCCATTCAACAGAGGGAGTCCGCAGGTGCTCGGGCCGGTGGGCGCCAGGCCGCTCCGGTGACAGGAATGGACCCTCCAGGTGCACGCCCAGAATGCGAGGGGCGCCTGGTCGGTCCCTGGCGGCCATGCGCTCCGCGAAAAAACCAAGCGCCGCGCGCAGCCTGTCTTCGGGCGCGGAAATGAGCGTTGGGAGATAGGCGACGGTTGCGGTGCCCGCGAGGTGGGCCTCTGCTGCAGCCAACCCTTCCGCGGTCGGCAGCAGGAAGTCGCACCCAGCCGCGCCGTTGATCTGAAGGTCAACGAAGCCGGGGACTACCGTGGAGTCCGGGTAGCTCAGATCGGGACTGGGATGGACACCTTCTTCCACCCGGGCGATGTGCTCGCCCTCGATCACCAGGAATCCGGGGCCGACTGCGCCCGCCGGGAGCAGCAGGGTGCCCGCCTGGAGTACCCACCTCCCTGTCATCCGAGCGCCCCCGGAGCTTCATCGGCAGTGTCACCGAGGTTCACAGGCATCTTCCCCCCGGCGCGGGCCTGGCCGAGTAGTACGCGCGCAGCCGCGTTCAGACTCGGTTCGTCAGGTCCGTATGTCGCGACGTAGACCGGGATCTCAGGAAGCAGCGCCAGGTCGTACGGATCGCCCGCGGCCACCACGATCAGGCGGTCTCCGACCAGGCGGTGCAGCGTGCGCACGGCCGCAACCGTCCCTGGATCCGGGGTTCCTCGCACGCAGGTCACGGCCACCACCGGACCGTCCGGGATCGAAACGTCATGCGGGTGGATTTCGCCCACAACCGCGCCGTGCCTCCTGAGCGCATATGCCAGATCAGGCCCCACGCCATCCAAGGGCCCAGAGGGGTCCGAGGTCCCACAGGGGATGGAGACGACACTCAAGAGCCCTTGCGGGAGAGGAAGGATACCGGGGCGGTCCCGCACCAGCGTGACCGCGGCAGCGGCGATCTGTGCAGCGATCCGCTCGTGCTCGGATGCATCCACAGCATCTAGTCCGGCCATGGCAGTCGGACAGTCCGCGGCCTCTGCCCTAGTGGGACGGGGATTGCCGACCCCCCACCCCCCTGCCGCCGCCGCAACCCGCGCCCGAGTTTCGGCGAGCCGCGCCCCGCTTATCTCGCCCTGCTCGATCGCCACGGCCAGGCGGTCAAGCACCTCCTGCTGAGCCGGC includes the following:
- the nagA gene encoding N-acetylglucosamine-6-phosphate deacetylase, which gives rise to MTGRWVLQAGTLLLPAGAVGPGFLVIEGEHIARVEEGVHPSPDLSYPDSTVVPGFVDLQINGAAGCDFLLPTAEGLAAAEAHLAGTATVAYLPTLISAPEDRLRAALGFFAERMAARDRPGAPRILGVHLEGPFLSPERPGAHRPEHLRTPSVEWIGRLVEDFRGLIRIVTLAPELDGSLEVTRYLASEGIVSAVGHTNATFAEATAAFDAGACLATHLFNAMPPYHHREPGVVGAALADRRVTCSVVADLVHVHPAVLVQVAALKGWERTALVTDAIAAAGAAQARVTLGDQTVTVTDGAPRLAGGTLAGSILGMDRAVQNMAGAVGAWDTAVRMGSTTPARLLGLEQGELRVGLRADLVILSEDQAVSAVVVGGSVVGPGGA